Proteins co-encoded in one Opitutus terrae PB90-1 genomic window:
- a CDS encoding 23S rRNA (adenine(2030)-N(6))-methyltransferase RlmJ, with protein MNYRHLFHAGNFADVMKHALLIELIGALQKKEKGIFYLDTHAGRGSYDLGLAARGDTLERQPEWPDGIGRILAARSTAAADANATGDPLRAYADLVRRFDAERGNTNGSPRFYPGSPAIAQVLVRRQDRLALCEQVPEEHALLAAEFARAPRTSVHAIDGYVAVRAMLPPPERRALVLIDAPFEAQDEFARIETALAEGLARLPAGVFAVWYPLTERARVDAFFAGLAERRLPPTLVLELAVAGENSALKMRGCGLVVVNPPWHFERTAAPILEALARELAQAPGAAGRQQWLVPEK; from the coding sequence ATGAATTATCGTCATCTATTTCACGCGGGCAATTTCGCCGACGTGATGAAGCACGCGCTGCTGATCGAGCTGATCGGCGCGCTGCAGAAAAAGGAGAAGGGGATCTTCTACCTCGACACACACGCGGGCCGCGGAAGTTACGATCTCGGATTGGCGGCGCGCGGAGACACGCTCGAGCGGCAGCCGGAATGGCCCGACGGCATCGGCCGAATCCTCGCGGCGCGGAGCACCGCCGCCGCGGATGCGAACGCGACAGGGGATCCCTTACGTGCGTATGCGGACCTGGTGCGTCGGTTCGATGCCGAACGTGGGAACACGAACGGTTCTCCGCGCTTCTATCCGGGGTCGCCGGCAATCGCCCAGGTACTGGTCCGGCGACAGGATCGGCTGGCGCTGTGCGAACAAGTGCCGGAAGAGCACGCGTTGCTGGCCGCGGAGTTTGCCCGCGCGCCGCGCACGAGCGTTCACGCGATCGACGGATACGTGGCGGTGCGGGCGATGTTGCCGCCGCCGGAGCGGCGCGCACTCGTGCTGATCGATGCACCGTTCGAGGCGCAGGACGAGTTCGCGCGGATCGAGACGGCGCTGGCGGAAGGGCTCGCGCGGCTGCCAGCGGGGGTGTTTGCCGTCTGGTATCCATTGACGGAACGGGCGCGGGTGGACGCGTTCTTTGCCGGACTGGCGGAGCGACGACTGCCGCCGACGCTGGTACTCGAACTCGCGGTCGCCGGGGAAAACTCGGCGTTGAAAATGCGCGGCTGCGGGCTGGTCGTGGTGAATCCGCCGTGGCACTTCGAGCGGACGGCGGCGCCGATCCTCGAGGCGTTGGCGCGCGAACTGGCGCAGGCGCCGGGCGCGGCGGGCCGGCAGCAATGGCTGGTGCCGGAAAAGTAG
- a CDS encoding NUDIX hydrolase, whose product MHRSDVLKKLRFHAAAPLETHEAGMLADMIRFVEAHDDCLLRSCVPGHLTGSAWVVDAARQRTLLTHHHKLDKWLQLGGHADGDPDLLAVALREAAEESGLTRLRPVSAEVFDVDRHLIPARGKDPEHYHYDLRFMIEADPSEPLVVSNESKDLAWVNVVDVTRLNPEESMARMVRKTLRA is encoded by the coding sequence ATGCACCGTAGCGACGTTCTGAAGAAGCTGCGCTTCCATGCGGCGGCACCGCTGGAGACCCACGAAGCCGGCATGCTAGCCGACATGATCCGGTTCGTGGAAGCGCACGACGACTGCCTTCTCCGCTCGTGTGTGCCGGGCCACCTGACGGGCTCGGCATGGGTGGTGGATGCCGCCCGCCAGCGCACGCTGCTGACCCACCATCATAAACTGGACAAATGGCTGCAGCTCGGCGGACACGCTGATGGTGACCCGGACCTGCTGGCGGTGGCGCTGCGCGAAGCCGCCGAGGAGAGCGGGCTCACGCGACTGCGACCGGTTTCTGCGGAGGTGTTCGACGTGGACCGGCACTTGATCCCGGCGCGCGGCAAGGACCCGGAGCACTATCACTACGATCTGCGGTTCATGATCGAAGCGGACCCCTCCGAGCCGCTGGTCGTGAGCAACGAGTCGAAGGATCTCGCCTGGGTGAACGTCGTAGACGTGACGCGGCTGAATCCCGAAGAGTCGATGGCGCGGATGGTGAGAAAGACGCTGCGCGCGTAG
- a CDS encoding TIGR00730 family Rossman fold protein has translation MPKLLCVYCSSSDRLDPKYYAAAEQLGREMAARGWGLVYGGGKTGLMGAVARSVKTGGGHVVGVIPEFMKARELAYDEADELVTVVTMRERKLLMETRADAFVALPGGFGTLEEMMEILTLRQLTLVKKPCVFFNQDGFYDDLLRLFQRMLADRFMKPSNLELFRVAATIADIFLQIEDVPLATAESKWFETR, from the coding sequence ATGCCCAAGCTTCTCTGTGTCTACTGTTCCTCCAGCGACCGGCTGGACCCGAAATACTATGCGGCGGCCGAACAGCTCGGGCGCGAGATGGCGGCGCGCGGCTGGGGCCTCGTCTATGGCGGCGGGAAAACGGGCCTGATGGGCGCGGTGGCGCGCAGCGTGAAGACCGGCGGCGGGCACGTCGTCGGGGTGATTCCCGAGTTCATGAAAGCGCGCGAGCTCGCCTATGACGAAGCCGACGAACTGGTGACGGTGGTCACGATGCGCGAGCGAAAGCTGCTCATGGAGACGCGGGCCGACGCGTTCGTCGCACTGCCGGGTGGGTTTGGCACGCTGGAGGAGATGATGGAGATCCTCACGCTCCGGCAGCTCACGCTCGTGAAGAAGCCGTGCGTGTTCTTCAACCAAGATGGGTTCTACGACGATCTGCTTCGACTCTTTCAACGGATGCTGGCCGACCGCTTCATGAAGCCGTCGAACCTGGAGCTGTTCCGGGTCGCGGCCACCATCGCCGACATCTTTCTGCAGATCGAAGACGTCCCGCTCGCCACCGCCGAGTCGAAGTGGTTCGAGACGCGCTAA
- a CDS encoding Hsp20/alpha crystallin family protein — translation MHTIIHPSSPPTRSRRAERTTSSSPFRQPSYECRELADAVKLAVYVPGVDASGVEIEARGPDLLVTARKPHFVRVNWTALHLESAQRDYQLRLRLGHDFDYPALQAEIDDGVLTVTLPKLPAASGGRLSRPLA, via the coding sequence ATGCACACGATCATCCATCCCAGTAGTCCTCCCACTCGCAGCCGGCGCGCGGAACGAACGACGTCCTCGTCGCCGTTCCGTCAGCCGAGCTACGAGTGCCGCGAACTCGCGGATGCCGTGAAACTCGCGGTCTACGTCCCCGGCGTCGATGCTTCGGGCGTCGAGATCGAGGCCCGCGGCCCCGACCTGCTCGTCACCGCGCGCAAACCGCATTTCGTCCGCGTGAACTGGACGGCGCTCCACCTCGAGTCTGCGCAGCGCGACTATCAGCTGCGGTTGCGGCTCGGGCATGACTTCGATTACCCGGCGCTCCAGGCCGAGATCGATGACGGCGTGCTCACCGTCACCTTGCCCAAGCTGCCCGCGGCATCCGGCGGCCGGTTAAGTCGACCGCTCGCGTAA
- a CDS encoding DUF192 domain-containing protein: MKNANLVCRGGAQAQHGAGRPWWLGLIVLGLVLGMAGCSGEKAASKPATKTLADRFEIKVGSQPVRMQLAVLEAEMMRGLMERRDLAPDEGMLFVYRRPQRLSFWMRNTPLPLDIGFFNRHGMLEEIYPMHPFDETSVQSRSTMLSLALEMNQGWFREHGVKPGAALDMAALRAALTARGFDPRRFGFEE; this comes from the coding sequence GTGAAAAACGCAAATCTGGTTTGTCGGGGCGGCGCACAAGCGCAGCACGGTGCTGGCCGGCCTTGGTGGTTAGGACTGATCGTGCTCGGGCTGGTGCTCGGCATGGCCGGATGCAGCGGCGAGAAAGCTGCCAGCAAACCGGCGACCAAGACACTGGCCGATCGGTTTGAGATCAAGGTCGGCAGTCAACCAGTGCGGATGCAGCTCGCCGTGCTCGAGGCGGAGATGATGCGCGGATTGATGGAGCGGCGCGATCTGGCGCCGGACGAAGGCATGCTGTTCGTCTACCGCCGGCCGCAACGGTTGAGCTTCTGGATGCGGAACACGCCGCTGCCGCTCGACATTGGATTCTTCAACCGGCACGGAATGCTCGAGGAAATCTATCCAATGCATCCGTTCGACGAAACCAGCGTGCAGTCGCGCAGCACGATGCTGTCGTTGGCGCTCGAGATGAACCAAGGCTGGTTTCGCGAGCACGGGGTGAAGCCGGGAGCCGCGCTCGACATGGCGGCTCTGCGGGCGGCATTGACGGCGCGGGGGTTCGATCCGCGGCGGTTCGGGTTCGAGGAATAG
- a CDS encoding DUF5069 domain-containing protein — MNTTTLSESSPATVLNASAPDLTRHPPRSPRVRLGGYAILPRSLDKGRATLAGRSGEYHFACALDQQFLQFVGISAEDLRAQLAAGKSDGEILEWVRVHATRPRSAAEIDAWVREQERRAPADGDSRAYFDGLRAQIAPRRDDIASWFDLLDVDDHVSFGGKS, encoded by the coding sequence GTGAATACGACAACTCTGTCCGAATCCTCCCCTGCAACGGTGCTCAATGCGAGCGCCCCCGATCTCACACGGCATCCGCCGCGCAGCCCCCGCGTCCGCCTTGGCGGCTATGCCATCCTGCCTCGCAGCCTCGACAAGGGCCGTGCGACACTGGCCGGCCGGAGCGGCGAATATCATTTCGCCTGCGCCCTCGACCAGCAGTTTCTCCAGTTCGTCGGGATCTCCGCCGAGGACCTGCGCGCGCAGCTCGCGGCCGGCAAATCGGACGGTGAAATCCTGGAGTGGGTTCGCGTCCATGCCACGCGGCCGCGGTCCGCGGCGGAAATCGATGCTTGGGTGCGAGAGCAGGAACGCCGGGCGCCGGCGGATGGCGACTCGCGGGCCTATTTCGACGGCTTGCGAGCCCAGATTGCTCCGCGCCGCGACGACATCGCCTCGTGGTTCGATCTCCTCGACGTCGACGATCACGTGAGCTTCGGCGGCAAATCGTGA
- a CDS encoding NAD(P)H-dependent flavin oxidoreductase codes for MWRRTRFTQRLGIDYPIVQGPFGSGLSSTRLAAAVSNAGGLGSYGAHILGPEEIRATVAELRTRTGRPFNLNLWVPLPGEAALTLTESEFAAESARFASARAEFGLPAPTAPATYAAADFSRQLEAVIEARPPVASFVFGPPPQAAVEEMKRRGIVTMAAATTVDEAVALERAGIELVVASGSDAGGHRPSFLRAAGESLVGTFSLIPQIVDAVSVPVIAAGGIADGRGVAAALMLGADGAQVGTAFLACDESNASEGHKAELVKPSARWTSLTRAYTGRLARGIRTPMMMELERDAEVPPYPIRAWFTSPLRKAAAKAARPERQALWSGQAAGLVRRRTAAQCFAALIETTERAWRRSAAPS; via the coding sequence ATGTGGCGGCGCACGCGTTTCACCCAACGCCTGGGCATCGATTATCCGATTGTCCAGGGTCCCTTTGGCAGCGGCCTGTCGAGCACGCGACTCGCCGCAGCCGTCTCGAACGCCGGTGGGCTGGGCTCCTATGGCGCGCACATCCTCGGTCCCGAGGAAATTCGCGCCACGGTGGCAGAGCTTCGCACCCGGACCGGGCGGCCGTTCAACCTCAACCTGTGGGTTCCGCTGCCGGGTGAAGCTGCCCTGACGTTGACCGAGAGCGAATTTGCCGCGGAATCAGCGCGGTTCGCATCCGCGCGGGCGGAGTTCGGTCTGCCGGCACCGACGGCGCCGGCGACCTATGCGGCCGCCGATTTCAGCCGGCAACTCGAAGCGGTGATCGAAGCACGGCCGCCGGTGGCGAGCTTCGTGTTCGGGCCGCCGCCGCAGGCGGCGGTGGAGGAGATGAAGCGCCGCGGCATCGTCACCATGGCGGCGGCGACCACCGTCGACGAGGCGGTCGCACTCGAACGCGCGGGGATCGAACTAGTCGTGGCCTCGGGCTCCGATGCCGGAGGGCACCGTCCGTCTTTCCTGCGGGCCGCGGGTGAGTCGCTCGTCGGCACGTTCTCGCTGATCCCGCAGATCGTCGATGCGGTGAGCGTGCCGGTGATCGCGGCGGGCGGCATTGCCGATGGTCGAGGGGTGGCAGCGGCGCTGATGCTCGGGGCCGACGGCGCGCAGGTCGGCACGGCGTTCCTGGCCTGTGACGAGTCGAACGCGAGCGAGGGGCACAAAGCCGAATTGGTGAAACCATCGGCGCGCTGGACAAGCCTTACGCGCGCCTACACGGGGCGGCTGGCGCGCGGCATTCGCACGCCGATGATGATGGAACTGGAGCGCGACGCCGAGGTGCCGCCGTATCCGATCCGTGCGTGGTTTACCTCGCCCCTGAGGAAAGCCGCGGCCAAAGCGGCCCGGCCTGAGCGGCAGGCGCTCTGGAGCGGCCAGGCGGCGGGACTGGTCCGGCGCCGCACGGCGGCGCAATGCTTCGCCGCGCTGATCGAGACCACGGAACGGGCATGGCGGCGAAGCGCCGCGCCCAGCTGA
- a CDS encoding NUDIX hydrolase, producing the protein MADEFFDVVNERDEPVGRARRSEVHAKGWRHRAVHVLVFDQHGRVFVQKRSMKKDCSPGLWDSSCSGHLDAGEDYDAAAVRELEEELGMKVSAPPKRWFRIEACEETGQEFCWIYWLRANGPFVLHPEEIDGGDWLTPDELTARVAARPGDYCTSFRLIWERARREGMPAQPQPAPTAVSHHPLAALRRVTASRGVA; encoded by the coding sequence ATGGCTGACGAATTCTTCGATGTGGTAAACGAGCGCGACGAGCCCGTCGGACGGGCCCGGCGCAGTGAGGTGCACGCGAAGGGCTGGCGCCACCGCGCGGTGCACGTGCTTGTGTTCGACCAGCACGGGCGGGTGTTCGTCCAAAAGCGTTCGATGAAAAAGGATTGCTCGCCGGGGTTGTGGGACTCGTCCTGCTCGGGACATTTGGACGCGGGAGAGGACTATGACGCGGCGGCCGTTCGCGAGCTGGAAGAAGAGCTCGGAATGAAGGTGTCAGCGCCCCCCAAACGCTGGTTTCGGATCGAGGCCTGTGAGGAAACGGGGCAGGAGTTCTGCTGGATTTACTGGCTGCGGGCGAACGGCCCGTTCGTGCTCCATCCGGAAGAGATCGATGGTGGAGACTGGCTCACGCCGGACGAACTTACGGCCCGGGTCGCGGCCCGTCCGGGCGACTACTGCACGTCTTTTCGTTTGATTTGGGAACGCGCCCGCCGCGAAGGCATGCCCGCGCAACCGCAACCCGCGCCCACTGCGGTGTCGCACCACCCGTTGGCCGCGCTACGCCGCGTCACCGCATCTCGCGGAGTTGCCTGA
- a CDS encoding FmdB family zinc ribbon protein: protein MTTYVYETIPAIPGVEPRRFEVRQSMKDAPLKADPATGEPVRRVISGGFGFVAQKSGPGTSSGASGGCGCGRCGCGCSN from the coding sequence ATGACCACCTACGTCTACGAAACCATTCCCGCGATTCCCGGCGTCGAGCCGCGGCGGTTCGAGGTGCGCCAATCCATGAAAGATGCCCCACTCAAGGCGGACCCCGCCACCGGCGAGCCGGTGCGTCGCGTCATCAGCGGCGGGTTTGGGTTCGTCGCGCAGAAGTCCGGCCCGGGAACCAGCTCCGGCGCCTCCGGCGGTTGCGGCTGCGGTCGCTGTGGCTGCGGCTGCAGCAATTGA
- a CDS encoding MazG-like family protein, producing the protein MEDAQTTFAEVKEKVMAFAREREWEQFHAPKNLSMALAAEAAELMEHFLWVSSEESRNVSADPAKRAKIAEELADVIIYALEFANATGLDAARSIEAKMAANAQKYPVEKARGRAVKYTEL; encoded by the coding sequence ATGGAAGATGCCCAGACCACATTTGCCGAGGTGAAGGAGAAGGTGATGGCGTTCGCGCGCGAGCGGGAATGGGAGCAGTTCCACGCGCCGAAGAACCTGAGCATGGCGCTGGCGGCCGAGGCCGCGGAGTTGATGGAGCACTTCCTCTGGGTGAGTTCCGAGGAGTCGCGCAATGTATCGGCGGATCCGGCCAAACGTGCCAAGATCGCCGAGGAACTTGCCGACGTGATCATCTACGCGCTGGAATTCGCGAACGCGACCGGACTCGACGCGGCGCGATCAATCGAGGCCAAGATGGCGGCGAACGCCCAAAAGTATCCGGTGGAGAAAGCCCGCGGCCGTGCGGTGAAGTATACGGAGCTGTAG
- a CDS encoding metallophosphoesterase family protein, which produces MPAEPIRILSDLHYGDRASSLTRLEQLHPLFEGATRIVLNGDTLDTRPGADPRATLGLWAAVSEFFSRAASPVTLLTGNHDPDISAQHHIDFGPAVLITHGDALFDDLVPWSQDAPLARRLVAEELAALPPGEREQLHARLGAFRRAAAAIPQRHQSEPHGLKYLIGFLQDTVWPPTRVLRVLRAWHVTPQLAETFVAHHRPKARFLAMGHTHRLGVRRTARGLTVLNTGSFCPPCHPGVIELTSDRLVLRRVERHRSDYHLGRTLAEFPLAQS; this is translated from the coding sequence GTGCCAGCCGAACCCATTCGCATCCTCTCCGATTTGCACTACGGCGATCGCGCCAGCAGTCTGACCCGACTCGAGCAACTGCATCCCCTTTTCGAGGGCGCGACGCGGATAGTACTGAACGGCGACACGCTCGACACGCGCCCCGGCGCCGACCCGCGCGCCACGCTCGGGCTGTGGGCCGCAGTGTCGGAATTTTTCTCTCGCGCGGCTTCGCCCGTAACGCTGCTCACCGGCAATCACGATCCCGACATCTCCGCCCAGCATCACATCGACTTTGGCCCGGCCGTGCTCATCACGCACGGTGACGCGCTTTTTGATGATCTGGTGCCGTGGAGCCAGGACGCGCCGCTCGCCCGTCGCTTGGTGGCGGAGGAACTGGCGGCGCTGCCGCCGGGCGAACGCGAGCAACTGCACGCGCGCCTGGGCGCGTTTCGGCGCGCGGCCGCCGCGATTCCCCAGCGGCACCAGTCCGAACCGCACGGCCTGAAATATCTCATCGGATTTCTGCAGGACACCGTCTGGCCGCCGACGCGGGTGCTGCGAGTGCTTCGTGCCTGGCACGTGACACCGCAGCTCGCGGAAACGTTTGTGGCGCACCACCGGCCGAAAGCGCGGTTCCTGGCGATGGGCCACACCCATCGGTTGGGCGTTCGCCGGACCGCCCGCGGGTTGACCGTGCTCAACACCGGATCTTTCTGCCCACCCTGTCATCCTGGCGTGATTGAGCTCACCTCCGATCGGCTGGTCCTGCGTCGCGTCGAGCGCCACAGATCTGACTACCACCTGGGCCGCACGCTGGCGGAGTTTCCGCTCGCCCAGTCGTAG
- a CDS encoding YhcH/YjgK/YiaL family protein has product MATVLAQLGGDPTFASVRTYLEEVRRGDSAIAQRIREVPVGETRRIELAGGAFALEQAYRAKPRHEGFFESHAKFIDVQVIVDGEEAMEVADAAQMTIEKSLDPQRDLIVYRDTAGASILKFGRGTAAVFFPADVHMPGLYNGAASVAVHKTVLKVPVLPQSA; this is encoded by the coding sequence TTGGCCACGGTCCTCGCGCAGTTGGGCGGTGATCCGACGTTCGCGTCGGTCCGAACCTATCTGGAAGAAGTTCGTCGAGGGGACTCGGCGATCGCGCAGCGGATCCGCGAGGTGCCGGTGGGTGAAACGCGGCGGATCGAACTGGCGGGCGGCGCGTTTGCGCTCGAGCAGGCGTATCGCGCCAAGCCGCGGCATGAGGGATTCTTCGAGTCGCACGCGAAATTCATCGACGTCCAAGTGATCGTCGACGGCGAGGAAGCGATGGAAGTGGCGGATGCGGCGCAGATGACCATCGAGAAGTCGCTCGATCCGCAGCGGGACCTGATCGTTTACCGGGATACGGCGGGCGCCTCGATTTTGAAGTTCGGCCGGGGAACCGCTGCGGTTTTTTTCCCCGCCGACGTGCACATGCCCGGACTCTACAACGGCGCCGCGTCGGTGGCGGTCCACAAGACGGTATTGAAGGTGCCCGTGCTACCGCAGTCCGCGTAG
- the gluQRS gene encoding tRNA glutamyl-Q(34) synthetase GluQRS — translation MASLNSQLSALNSGPSAPYRGRLAPSPTGLLHLGHARTFWFAAERARAAGGTLVLRNDDLDSTRYRMDFVAAMIEDLHWLGFDWSEGPDVDGPHAPYNQSERRAHYRAALEQLHAAGLIFPCTHSRRDVIEAVGAPHADDEPVYPKTFRPPADTPLPPLGDPITVNWRFRVPDEELVFHDGRFGEQRAIAGRDFGDFLVWRKDDVPSYQLSCAVDDATMQITEVVRGADLIKSTFRQLLLLRALGHAAPRYFHCPLMTDDRGERLAKRHDALSLRALRERGASPREICEQFSRE, via the coding sequence GTGGCTTCACTCAACTCTCAACTCTCAGCTCTCAACTCGGGGCCTTCGGCGCCGTATCGCGGCCGGCTCGCGCCCTCGCCCACCGGCCTGCTCCACCTCGGTCACGCGCGCACGTTCTGGTTCGCCGCCGAACGAGCGCGGGCCGCCGGTGGCACGCTCGTGCTCCGCAATGACGATCTCGACTCCACCCGCTATCGCATGGATTTCGTCGCCGCGATGATCGAAGACCTGCATTGGCTGGGATTCGACTGGAGCGAAGGGCCCGATGTGGACGGACCGCATGCGCCTTACAACCAGAGCGAACGTCGCGCGCATTATCGCGCCGCGCTCGAGCAACTCCACGCCGCCGGGCTGATCTTCCCCTGCACGCACTCGCGTCGCGACGTCATCGAAGCGGTAGGCGCGCCGCACGCCGACGACGAGCCGGTTTACCCCAAAACCTTCCGCCCGCCTGCCGACACGCCGCTGCCGCCACTCGGCGATCCGATCACGGTCAATTGGCGTTTTCGCGTGCCCGACGAAGAACTCGTGTTTCACGACGGCCGGTTCGGCGAGCAGCGAGCGATCGCAGGCCGTGACTTTGGAGATTTCCTCGTCTGGCGGAAGGACGACGTCCCCAGCTATCAGCTTTCCTGTGCGGTCGACGACGCGACGATGCAGATTACCGAGGTCGTCCGCGGCGCCGACCTGATCAAGAGCACATTTCGCCAGCTGCTGCTGCTGCGCGCGCTCGGACACGCCGCGCCGCGCTACTTTCATTGCCCGCTGATGACCGATGATCGCGGTGAGCGGCTCGCGAAACGCCACGACGCGCTCAGCCTGCGCGCACTCCGCGAACGTGGCGCTTCGCCGCGGGAAATCTGCGAGCAGTTCTCCCGCGAATGA
- the mog gene encoding molybdopterin adenylyltransferase, whose amino-acid sequence MIRIGVLNISDRASAGVYADEPGQACVALLRQWLATPFELDYRIIPDERPVIESELRRMADVAGCCLVVTTGGTGPAPRDVTPEATRAVLEKELPGFGELMRATSLRYVPTAILSRQTAGIRGRTLIVNLPGRPKAIRENLEAVFPAIPYCIELAGGARLEARPDTVSVFRPKAS is encoded by the coding sequence ATGATTCGCATCGGCGTCCTCAACATCTCCGACCGCGCCAGCGCTGGCGTCTATGCCGACGAGCCCGGACAAGCTTGTGTGGCACTGCTACGCCAGTGGTTGGCCACGCCTTTCGAACTCGACTACAGAATCATTCCCGACGAGCGGCCAGTGATCGAGTCCGAGCTGCGCCGCATGGCAGACGTCGCCGGCTGTTGCCTGGTCGTGACGACCGGTGGCACCGGGCCGGCGCCGCGCGATGTGACTCCCGAAGCCACTCGTGCGGTGTTGGAGAAAGAGCTGCCCGGGTTCGGCGAACTGATGCGCGCCACCTCGCTGCGCTACGTGCCGACGGCGATTCTTTCGCGGCAGACGGCCGGGATTCGCGGCCGCACGCTAATCGTGAATCTGCCCGGCCGGCCCAAGGCGATTCGCGAAAACCTGGAGGCGGTGTTTCCCGCGATCCCGTATTGCATCGAACTCGCCGGGGGCGCCCGGCTGGAGGCGCGGCCGGACACGGTCAGCGTCTTTCGGCCGAAAGCGTCGTAG
- a CDS encoding DUF4412 domain-containing protein: protein MKLHPILAVALAVFVAPAAVHAASFEGSVRMKMSQPKGEAFEMTYRMKGGLMRTEMQTGNGSMATIMDLGKKEMIVLMPEQQMYMVHSLAAAGAAVEKQASDVTFEKTGDTEKILGYDCTKYISKSKDGISDVWVTEQLGSFAGLGGMAGGGKGGKGKAQTSGWEKALMGKDLFPLRVVVKNQKGAEQFRMEVVAVDKGPQPAELFAPPAGYQKFDMGGMMRGMLPGGKR from the coding sequence ATGAAACTCCACCCCATTCTTGCCGTTGCCCTCGCCGTCTTCGTAGCACCCGCCGCGGTCCACGCCGCTTCGTTTGAAGGCTCCGTCCGAATGAAGATGAGCCAGCCCAAAGGCGAAGCGTTCGAGATGACCTATCGCATGAAGGGGGGGCTGATGCGCACCGAGATGCAGACTGGCAATGGCTCGATGGCGACCATCATGGATCTCGGTAAGAAGGAGATGATCGTCCTCATGCCGGAACAGCAGATGTACATGGTACACTCACTCGCCGCGGCCGGCGCCGCGGTCGAAAAGCAGGCGTCGGATGTGACCTTTGAAAAGACCGGCGATACGGAAAAGATCCTCGGCTACGACTGCACGAAGTACATTTCCAAGTCTAAGGACGGCATCAGCGATGTCTGGGTCACGGAACAGCTGGGCTCGTTCGCCGGGCTTGGCGGCATGGCGGGTGGCGGCAAGGGCGGCAAAGGCAAAGCCCAGACTTCCGGCTGGGAAAAGGCGCTGATGGGCAAGGACCTTTTCCCGCTGCGCGTCGTGGTGAAAAACCAGAAGGGCGCGGAGCAGTTCAGGATGGAGGTCGTCGCGGTCGACAAGGGCCCGCAGCCCGCCGAGCTCTTCGCTCCGCCGGCGGGATACCAGAAATTCGACATGGGCGGAATGATGCGCGGAATGCTTCCCGGCGGGAAACGCTGA
- a CDS encoding LysR family transcriptional regulator, with the protein MQLATLRAFLVVLAEHSVTAASTRLHLSQSTLTRQIAALEHEIGTPLLERHARGVAPTPAGQALADAITGPLGSIESAILLARQFGRGDRTELRIGYLQSLARSYLNPALAALRQVHPGVKVRLINLCAAGQMRALRANEIDVALIGHEGRLLSREFYARRVQCVPVIAALPVGHPLAARATLRLADLRRELFIGKDDGESPGHNEWIAQMCRRAGFRPRFVQHAGSISEVLSLAVSENAVALLPEFAAEPAAPSIATVPVVDAGAHWDLLVLWQRGRAAAPVKAFVNALNAMPQRPILTARVA; encoded by the coding sequence ATGCAACTCGCTACCCTTCGCGCCTTCCTGGTGGTGCTCGCGGAACACTCGGTCACGGCGGCGTCGACGCGGCTGCACCTGAGCCAATCGACGCTCACGCGGCAGATCGCAGCCCTGGAACACGAGATCGGCACTCCCCTGCTCGAGCGCCACGCCCGGGGTGTCGCGCCCACGCCGGCGGGACAGGCCCTGGCAGATGCGATCACGGGCCCGCTCGGCAGCATCGAGAGCGCGATCCTGCTCGCGCGCCAGTTTGGCCGCGGCGATCGCACCGAGCTTCGCATCGGCTACCTGCAGTCGCTGGCTCGCTCGTATCTGAACCCGGCGCTCGCCGCGCTGCGCCAGGTCCATCCGGGCGTGAAGGTCCGGCTGATCAATCTCTGCGCCGCGGGCCAGATGCGCGCGCTCCGCGCGAACGAGATCGATGTCGCCCTGATCGGACATGAGGGGCGCCTGCTCTCGCGGGAATTTTATGCCCGCCGCGTCCAGTGCGTGCCCGTCATCGCCGCCCTGCCGGTCGGACATCCGCTTGCGGCCCGCGCCACGTTGCGCCTCGCGGACCTGCGGCGGGAGCTTTTCATCGGCAAGGACGACGGCGAATCGCCGGGTCACAACGAATGGATCGCGCAGATGTGTCGACGCGCCGGTTTCCGCCCGCGTTTCGTGCAGCACGCCGGCAGCATTTCCGAAGTGCTGTCGCTCGCGGTCAGCGAAAATGCCGTCGCGTTGCTGCCGGAATTTGCCGCCGAACCCGCCGCCCCCTCGATCGCCACGGTGCCGGTGGTCGACGCCGGCGCTCACTGGGACTTGCTGGTGCTTTGGCAGCGCGGTCGGGCCGCCGCGCCCGTCAAGGCGTTTGTCAACGCACTCAACGCCATGCCGCAGCGCCCGATCCTCACCGCGCGCGTGGCCTAG